The Myxococcales bacterium genome window below encodes:
- a CDS encoding UDP-N-acetylmuramoyl-L-alanyl-D-glutamate--2,6-diaminopimelate ligase gives MKLSDLVRTIPGARLRGADVDVRAVTSDSRTVGAGALFVAVRGRRSDGHDFIATAVARGCAAVAVEAPVEGLTVPQLIVPDGGRALGFAIAALADHPARRLTLIGITGTNGKTTTTYLVESMLRAAGHEPGVIGTVNYRWNGRSHDAPYTTPTPEVLHETFTRMVADGVTHVVMEVSSAALAMNRLAGVEFTVGAFSNLTQDHLDLHGSMAEYAEAKQLLFRRQLARHGTAVVNVDDPAGAAMGAAAAATAEPRPILHVSSDGGDLRPEQADAAIRVLAQRSTVAGIWAQVRTPRGELEVESHALIGHYNVANIALAIGIAEALGLSHDAIVRGVAALAGVPGRVERVGNDAGLDLLVDYAHTPDARDNVLDALRPLTRRRLICVFGCGGDRDPGKRPQMGAVVTAKADLAVVTSDNPRTEDPRAILDMILPAVPAPFYVDPDRRTAIRAAVAEATPGDVVVIAGKGHEDYQILGTTKIHFDDREEAAAAAALRPRFHAQAIAEAAGGSASADAVCARVIIDSRIAAPGDLYVAVAGERHDGHAFCAGAVAAGASAVMIGRGRRAEVGDLGAAAVIEVDDPRAALAAVAGAHRQRWAGHDPAARLIAITGSAGKTTTKELTRAALAGAGATHAAIGSLNNETGVPLTLLALRDHHRFAVVEMGMRGAGQIDYLTQFTRPDVAAVVNAGTAHIELLGSTDAIAAAKGEIFGGLAAGGVAVAPAGDPRLLAHARAHAPGARLITFGDDAAADVRLTGYQVVGSAGADLHVDVLGHPRRFRLPLIGRHAAVDATCALACALAAGVDADVAIAGLERARPAAMRGEVVTIGGRQVIVDCYNANPASMAAAIDTLADLRGSAGAVAVVGDMLELGDHAAAAHGDVGARLGELDIPVVALGAHRQIVADATGNPAAAWTTDDPVVAARQVLAVTAPGDWVLVKASRGMRLERVIAALVELTA, from the coding sequence ATGAAGCTCTCCGACCTGGTCCGCACCATCCCCGGCGCCCGCCTGCGCGGCGCCGATGTCGACGTCCGCGCCGTCACCAGCGACTCGCGCACGGTCGGGGCCGGCGCGCTGTTCGTGGCGGTGCGCGGGCGCCGCAGCGACGGCCACGACTTCATCGCAACCGCCGTCGCGCGGGGCTGCGCCGCGGTCGCGGTCGAGGCGCCGGTCGAGGGCCTGACGGTGCCGCAGCTGATCGTGCCCGACGGCGGCCGCGCGCTCGGGTTCGCGATCGCCGCCCTGGCGGACCACCCGGCGCGGCGGCTGACGCTGATCGGCATCACCGGCACCAACGGCAAGACCACGACCACGTACCTGGTCGAGTCGATGCTGCGCGCCGCCGGCCACGAGCCGGGCGTGATCGGCACGGTCAACTACCGCTGGAACGGACGGAGCCACGACGCGCCGTACACCACGCCGACGCCCGAGGTGCTGCACGAGACGTTCACCCGGATGGTCGCCGACGGCGTGACCCACGTGGTGATGGAGGTGTCGTCGGCGGCGCTGGCGATGAACCGTCTGGCCGGCGTCGAGTTCACGGTCGGCGCGTTCTCGAACCTGACCCAGGACCACCTCGATCTGCACGGCTCGATGGCCGAGTACGCCGAGGCCAAGCAGCTGCTGTTCCGGCGCCAGCTCGCCCGCCACGGCACGGCCGTCGTCAACGTCGACGATCCCGCCGGCGCCGCCATGGGCGCGGCCGCCGCCGCCACCGCCGAGCCCCGCCCGATCCTGCACGTGTCGTCCGACGGCGGCGACCTCCGGCCCGAGCAGGCCGACGCCGCGATCCGCGTGCTCGCGCAGCGCTCGACCGTGGCCGGCATCTGGGCCCAGGTGCGGACGCCGCGCGGCGAGCTCGAGGTCGAGTCGCACGCGCTGATCGGCCACTACAACGTCGCCAACATCGCGCTGGCGATCGGCATCGCCGAGGCGCTGGGCCTGAGCCACGACGCGATCGTCCGGGGCGTCGCGGCGCTGGCCGGGGTCCCGGGCCGGGTCGAGCGGGTCGGCAACGACGCCGGCCTCGACCTCCTGGTCGACTACGCCCACACCCCCGACGCGCGCGACAACGTGCTCGACGCGCTGCGCCCGCTGACCCGGCGGCGGCTGATCTGCGTGTTCGGGTGCGGCGGCGATCGCGATCCCGGCAAGCGGCCACAGATGGGCGCGGTCGTGACGGCCAAGGCCGACCTGGCGGTGGTCACCAGCGACAACCCGCGCACCGAGGACCCGCGCGCGATCCTCGACATGATCCTGCCGGCGGTGCCGGCGCCGTTCTACGTCGATCCCGATCGCCGCACCGCGATCCGCGCGGCGGTGGCCGAGGCGACGCCCGGCGACGTCGTCGTCATCGCCGGCAAGGGCCACGAGGACTACCAGATCCTCGGCACCACCAAGATCCACTTCGACGATCGCGAGGAGGCGGCCGCGGCCGCGGCGCTGCGGCCGCGCTTCCACGCCCAGGCGATCGCCGAGGCGGCGGGCGGCAGCGCCAGCGCCGACGCGGTGTGCGCGCGGGTGATCATCGACAGCCGCATCGCGGCGCCCGGCGATCTGTACGTCGCGGTCGCGGGCGAGCGCCACGACGGCCACGCGTTCTGCGCCGGCGCGGTCGCGGCCGGGGCCAGCGCCGTGATGATCGGGCGCGGCCGTCGCGCCGAGGTCGGCGACCTGGGCGCGGCCGCGGTGATCGAGGTCGACGATCCGCGCGCGGCCCTGGCCGCGGTCGCCGGCGCGCACCGCCAGCGCTGGGCCGGCCACGATCCCGCCGCGCGGCTGATCGCGATCACCGGCTCGGCCGGCAAGACCACGACCAAGGAGCTGACCCGCGCGGCCCTGGCCGGCGCCGGCGCGACCCACGCCGCGATCGGCTCGCTCAACAACGAGACCGGCGTGCCGCTGACGCTCCTCGCGCTGCGCGACCACCACCGCTTCGCCGTCGTCGAGATGGGCATGCGCGGCGCCGGGCAGATCGACTACCTCACGCAGTTCACCCGGCCCGACGTGGCGGCCGTGGTCAACGCCGGCACCGCCCACATCGAGCTGCTCGGGTCGACCGACGCGATCGCCGCGGCCAAGGGCGAGATCTTCGGCGGCCTCGCCGCCGGCGGCGTCGCGGTCGCGCCGGCCGGCGACCCCCGGCTCTTGGCCCACGCCCGCGCCCACGCGCCGGGTGCGCGGCTGATCACCTTCGGCGACGACGCCGCGGCCGACGTGCGCCTGACCGGCTACCAGGTGGTCGGCTCGGCCGGCGCCGATCTGCACGTCGACGTGCTCGGTCACCCGCGCCGCTTCCGCCTGCCGCTGATCGGGCGCCACGCCGCGGTCGACGCCACGTGCGCGCTGGCGTGCGCGCTGGCGGCCGGCGTCGACGCCGACGTCGCGATCGCCGGGCTCGAGCGGGCCCGGCCGGCGGCGATGCGCGGCGAGGTCGTCACGATCGGCGGCCGCCAGGTGATCGTCGACTGCTACAACGCCAACCCGGCGTCGATGGCGGCGGCGATCGACACGCTGGCCGACCTGCGCGGCTCGGCCGGCGCGGTCGCGGTCGTCGGCGACATGCTCGAGCTGGGCGATCACGCCGCGGCCGCGCACGGCGACGTCGGCGCGCGCCTGGGCGAGCTCGACATCCCGGTGGTCGCGCTGGGCGCGCACCGCCAGATCGTCGCCGACGCGACCGGCAACCCGGCGGCGGCGTGGACCACCGACGATCCGGTGGTCGCGGCCCGGCAGGTGCTGGCCGTGACCGCGCCCGGCGACTGGGTCCTGGTCAAGGCGTCCCGCGGCATGCGCCTGGAGCGCGTGATCGCCGCGCTGGTGGAGCTGACGGCGTAA